A genomic window from Thermococcus nautili includes:
- a CDS encoding type II toxin-antitoxin system VapC family toxin, protein MILSKKFGLDPVRLLAAVMAIIEGENEDYLRAAYYMKEHNLNPFDAVHAAKCGGVIISSDKAFDKLGIKRIKLEKPEEE, encoded by the coding sequence TTGATACTCTCAAAGAAGTTCGGCCTCGACCCTGTTAGACTCTTAGCGGCCGTGATGGCGATAATCGAGGGGGAAAACGAGGACTACCTCCGGGCGGCATACTACATGAAGGAGCACAATCTTAATCCCTTCGATGCAGTTCACGCGGCGAAGTGCGGAGGGGTGATAATCAGCTCGGATAAGGCCTTCGACAAGCTCGGAATTAAGAGGATAAAGCTCGAAAAGCCGGAAGAAGAATAG
- a CDS encoding 50S ribosomal protein L15e, with protein sequence MGMYKYIREAWKSPKKSYVGELLKKRMVKWRREPVVVRVERPTRLDRARSLGYQAKQGYVVVRVRVRRGGRKRPRWKGGRKPSKMGMVKYSPKKSLQWIAEEKAARKFPNLEVLNSYWVGEDGMYKWFEVIMVDPHHPVIKSDPKIAWIALKPHKGRVFRGLTSAGKKGRGLRNKGKGAEKVRPSVRANKGKTK encoded by the coding sequence ATGGGAATGTACAAGTACATAAGGGAAGCCTGGAAGAGCCCCAAGAAGAGCTACGTGGGAGAGCTCCTCAAGAAGAGGATGGTTAAGTGGAGGAGAGAGCCGGTCGTCGTCCGCGTCGAGAGGCCCACGAGGCTTGACCGCGCTCGCTCGCTCGGCTACCAGGCCAAGCAGGGCTACGTCGTCGTTCGCGTTAGGGTCAGGCGTGGCGGCAGGAAGAGGCCCAGGTGGAAGGGCGGAAGGAAGCCGAGCAAGATGGGTATGGTCAAGTACTCGCCGAAGAAGAGCCTCCAGTGGATAGCCGAGGAGAAGGCCGCGAGAAAGTTCCCGAACCTTGAGGTCCTCAACTCCTACTGGGTCGGCGAGGACGGAATGTACAAGTGGTTCGAGGTCATAATGGTTGACCCGCACCACCCGGTCATAAAGAGCGACCCGAAGATAGCCTGGATTGCCCTCAAGCCCCACAAGGGTAGGGTCTTCCGCGGTCTCACCAGCGCTGGCAAGAAGGGTCGCGGCCTGAGGAACAAGGGTAAGGGCGCCGAGAAGGTCAGGCCCAGCGTGAGGGCCAACAAGGGCAAGACCAAGTGA